ACCCTCGCCCGCATTCTGCGGATGCGACGGGCGCTGGCCCTGGCCCGCACCGGTACGCCGTTGGCCGAGGTGGCCGCCCGCAGCGGGTACGCCGACCAGGCGCACCTGACCCGCGACGTGCGGGCCCTGGCCGGGGTGCCGCCGACCGTGCTGCTCCGGCCGGCTCAGTCCGGTAGCGGGGCGTAGAGATCCACGCCGTTGCCCTCCGGGTCGTGCAGGACGGCGTACCGCTGCCCCCAGAAGGCGTCCCACGGGGCGAGGTGGCCGGTGAAGCCGGCCCCGGTCAGCTCCGCGTAGTACCGGTCGACCTCGGCTGGGTCGGCGCAGCGGAACGCCAGGCTCACCCGGGGTCCGCCGCCGCCCGGCTGCCAGTCCGGGTCGAAGGAGCGCACCGTCGCCACGGTGTCCCAGGCCAGCCGGACCCCGCCGGGCAGGGTGACCTCCACGTGCGGCTCGTTCTCCGCGCCGGGCGGCACGTCGACGCCGAGGCGACGGTAGAAGTCCAGGGTGCGGGCCAGGTCGGTGGTCACCATCCCGACCATGTCGAAACGTGGTGTCATGCCCCTGAAGGTAGGCCCGCCCCACCCCACCCGTCTTGAACAAATCGGCCCCCACCCCCACCCCCACCCCCACCCCACCCCAGCGCCCCCACCCACCACCCCCGCCCGCACCCCCTCGGCGCGGCCACCCCCGCCCCGGCCTGGCGATCAAGAAGTTGGCGTCACCGGAACCGGTGCTTTCTGACCTGAACCTCTTGATCAACGGGCTGGTCGGGCGGTGTGGGCCCGTGGGGACGGGCGGCGGCGTACGGTGTGTGGTGACAAGTCCGGCTTTTAGGGCAAACCGCCTTAGGTGGGTGCTTGCCGGACTCACTCCGAACGGCGAGGAAGGGAGCAGGTCGGTGATGCACCTGGCCTACCTGGACGCGGGATCCGGCAGCCTGATCGTGCAGGCGGTGGTGGGCGGCGTGGCCGGGGCGGCGGTGGCCGCCAAGCTCTACTGGCGCCGGCTGGCCGACCGGTTCCGGCGGCAGCGCACCGACCGGCACTGACCGGCGATGACGATCCCCGACACCGGACTCCGGACCGAGCCCGGCTCCTTCCGTGACCCGACCAACCAGGTGTTCCACCTCGGCGGCGACGTGCTGCGCGGCCTCGACGAGCAGGCCGCCCGGGACTACCGGACCCTGGCCGGTACGGAGTTCTTCCGGACCCTGCTCGCCGCCGGCAAGGTCTGCGGCACCGAACCGGTCGACCCGCTGCCCGGCGTGCCTTGGACGACCGTGCTGCGGCACGAACGGATCCCGTTCGTCTCCCACCCGTACGAGTGGTCGTTCGGCATGCTGCGCGACGCCGCGCTGCTGCACCTGGAGATCCTCCGCGCCGCCCTCGACCACGGGTTCACCCTGAAGGACGGCTCGGCCTACAACGTCCAGTGGCGCGGCGTGGAGCCGGTCTTCATCGACGTGGGGTCGTTCGAGCCGGTCCGGGAGGGCGAACCCTGGGCGGGTTACCGGCAGTTCTGCCAGACGTTGCTCTACCCGCTGCTGCTCCAGGCCCATCTCGGCGTGGACTTCCAGCCCTGGCTGCGGGCCCGGGTCGACGGCATCGAGGCCGACCAGCTCCGGCCGCTGTTCCGGGGCGTCCGCCGCCTGCTGCCCGGCGTGCCGACCCACGTGCACCTGCACGCGGCGATGCAGCGGCGACACGCCACCGCCAGCACCGCCGCCGTTCGCGACCAGCTCCGCGCCGCCGGGTACTCCCGGGAACTGGCGCTGGCCACCGTCCGGGGCCTCACCCGGCTCGTCGAGCGGCTGGACCACCCGGCGACGGAGAGCCACTGGGCGGACTACCAGCGCACCTGTGGCTACTCGGCGGAGGACCGGGCCGCCAAGGAACGCTTCGTCGAGGCCGCGCTGGCGGCCGGGCCACGGCCCCGGCTCGCCCTCGACCTCGGAGCCAACGACGGCCGGTACGCCCGGCTCGCCGCCCGGCTCGCCGACCAGGTGGTCGCCGTCGAACAGGACCCCGGGGTCGTCGACCGGCTCTACCGGCGGCTGCGCGCCGACCGGGAGGGTCGCGTCCTGCCCCTGGTGATGGACCTCGCCGACCCGTCGCCCGGAGGGGGTTGGCGCGGGGTCGAACGGGCCTCCTTCACCGACCGGGCCGACGCCGACGTCGTACTCGCCCTCGCGGTCGTGCACCACCTGGCGATCGGACGCAACGTGCCCCTGCCCGAGGTGGTCGACTGCCTGGTCGGGCTGACCCGTCCCGGCGGGCGGATCGTGGCGGAGTTCGTGCACCCCGACGACCCGATGGCGCGGCGGCTGTCGGCCAACAAGCCGGTGGGCCTGTTCCCGGACTACCGGACCGAGGTGTTCGAGCGGCTGCTCGGCGCGCGGTGTCGGATCGTCCGTCGCCTCGACCTGCCCTCCGGGACCCGGACCCTGTACCTCGGGATCGTGGGTGACTGAACGGACCATCGCGGCCCCGGAGGAGGTCGGGGCCGATCCGGTGCCCGTGCCCGGGTCGTCGGCCTGGCGGGTCGAACTGGGCCGGCTGCTGGAGGTGGCCGCCCTGGTCGGCCTGACCGTCACCCAGCCGCTGCTGGACGTGCTCGGCCGCAGCCCCGACTTCTTCCTGTTCCACCGGGCCACCCCGGGTGAGGCCGGGACGCTGCTCGCCCTGATCGTCGTGGCGCCCACCGCGGCGCTGGCCGGGCTCGGCGCGTTGACCCGGCTGGCCGGACGGCGCGTCCGGCTGGCCGCGCACCGGGTGCTCGTCGCGCTGCTGCTCGCCGTCCTCGCCGTTCAGGTGGGCCGGGAGACGACCCCGCTGCGGGGCGTACCGCTGCTGGTGGTGGCCGGGGCGGCGGGAGTGGCGCTCGCGGCGGCCCACCGGCGTTGGCGGGTGCCCGGACGGGTGCTCCGGGCCGCCGCCGTCGGGCCGCCGGTCTTCGTCGCCCTGTTCGTCCTCGTCTCGCCCGCCTCGGCGGTGGTGCTGCCGCGCTCCGACGGCGGCGCGGGGCGGGGGCGGCCACCGGACCCGGCGGGCACCCGCCGGTGGTGATGCTGGTCCTCGACGAGTTTCCGCTGGTGTCGCTGCTCGGCCCGGACGGGCGGATCGACGCGGCCCGGTTCCCGCACTTCGCCGAACTGGCCGCCGGGTCGACCTGGTACCGCAACGCCACCGGGGTCAGCGGCTGGACCCCGTACGCGCTCCCGGCGATGCTGACCGGCCGCTACCCAGCCCGACCGGACGCCCCGCACTACTCCCGGTACCCGGAGAACCTCTTCACCGCCCTCGGTGGCCGCTACGACATGCGCGTCCAGGAGAGCATCACCCGGCTCTGCCCGCCCAGCCGCTGCGACCAGCCGATCGGCCCCGAGCAGGGGCTCGGGGTGCTGGTCCGGTCCACCGCCGACCTGTTGCGCCAGCTCGTCGCGCCGGTGGAGAGCCGGGTCGACCCGGAGGCGAGCTACCGCGAGCCGACCGCCGCCGAGGTGGGACTCGACGCGGCCGAGCCGCCCCCGACGGACCCGAAGTTCCGCTGGGACAGCCTGGACGACCATCAACCGGCCCGGTTCACCAGCTTCCTGGCCGGCCTGCGCCCCGCCGCGCAGCCCACGCTGCACTTCCTGCACCTGCTGATGCCGCACAGCCCGTGGGCGTACCTGCCGTCGGGCGCCCGGTACGAGGCCCCGGACGACCTGCCGGACGACGGCGCCGGCTGGGCCGACCTGGGCCGGCGCCGGCACCTGGCGCAACTGGGCTACACCGACCGGTTGATCGGCGAGACGCTGCGGACGCTGCGCGCCACCGGCCTCTACGACCAGGCGCTGCTGGTGGTCACCGCCGACCACGGGGTCAGCTTCACCACCGGTTTCCAGGGGCGGGGACTGGACGCGATCCGCCGGTCCCCGGGTGAGGTGGCCTGGGTGCCGACCTTCGTCAAGGAGCCCGGCCAGCGGGCCGGCCGGGTCGACGACCGGAACTGGGAGCACGTCGACCTGCTGCCGACCGTGGCGGACCTGGCCCGGATCGGGCTGCCGGGGCCGGTCGACGGGCGGTCCGCGCGACAGGCCCCCCGGGACCGCGCCGACAAGCTCTTCTACGACCGGCCGGGGGAGCCGCTGACCCTGCCCGGTGGCGTCCCCGTCCCGCCCGCCCCACCCGCGTCCCACCCGCTGGTGGGCACCACCGTCGGCGACCAGCCGGCCGACGGCACGGTCCGGGTGGCGAACCTCGACGCGTTCCGCGATGTCGACCCGGCCGCCGGCCAACTGCCCGCGCTGGTCTGGGGCACCGTCCCCGACCGGATACCCGACGGCACCCTGCTGGCCGTGGCGGTCAACGGCCGGATCGGCGCGGTCGTGCCGGTGGTTCCGCCCGACCCGGGCGGACGGCGGTTCGCCGCGCTGCTGGCCGACGACGCGCTCTTCCGGCCCGGTCCGAACCGGCTCGACGTCTACCAGATCGCCCCCGACGGGACGGTGCGCCGGCTGACGCCGGTCGACTGATTTTGACACCCCGGACAGGGGCGTTCGCGGAGTGATTTCGGCCACGTGTCCACCCCTTGCGTGGTACGGGTTTCGCCGTCCACCGCCGACCCCGGACGGCGGATCCGGGCCGGGTTGGGGGGCTTACCACCGTCGATGTCGGGATGGTTTCGGATGATTTCCACTCATCATTCGTCGTCACTGTCGGAACCTGTCCGATCGCCGCCGGTCGTCCGCTTCCGCCCAGCACGACGGGGTTTCCGACTCCGCTGATAGGGAATCGGGTGACGCATCCCTCACCGCCCAACCATGCCGAGCGGTGTCACAGGGATCGCGTTTACGGTAAAAGCGAAGGCACCTTCGTCAAAAAGCGAAGGCGCCTTCAACGTAGATTCGGCCGGCGAAGCGAGGGACAGATGACGGAAGTCAAGCTCGAACACCCCGGTGGGCAGCTTTCGATGCCGGTGCAGTCCGCAGTCGAAGGTCCCGCCGGAATCCGGGCCGGTAAGTTGCTGGCGGAGACCGGGCTCGTCACGTACGACCCCGGCTTCGTCAACACCGCGGCCTGCTCCTCGGCGATCACCTACATCGACGGTGACGCCGGCATCCTGCGGTACCGGGGCTACCCGATCGAGCAACTGGCTGAGAAGTCCTCCTTCCTGGAGGTCTCCTACCTGCTCATCTACGGCGAGCTGCCGACCGAGACCCAGCTCGCCGAGTTCAGCGAGCGGATCCGCCGGCACTCGATGCTGCACGAGGAGATGCGGCGCTTCTTCGACGGCTTCCCGCGCGACGCGCACCCGATGGCGGTGCTCTCCTCGGCGGTGAGCGCCATCTCGACCTTCTACCAGGACAGCCTGGACCCGTTCGACGCCGAGCACGTGGAGATGTCCACCGTCCGGTTGATGGCCAAGGTCCCCACCATCGCCTCGTACGCACACAAGAAGTCCATCGGGCAGGCGATGCTCTACCCGGACAACTCGCTCGGCTACGTGGACAACTTCCTCCGGATGACCTTCGGGGTCCCGGCCGAGCCGTACGACGTCGACCCGGTGATGGCCCGCGTGCTGGACATGCTCTTCATCCTGCACGCCGACCACGAGCAGAACTGCTCGACGTCCACGGTCCGCCTGGTCGGCTCCAGCAACGCCAACCTGTTCGCCTCGGTCTCGGCCGGGGTGAACGCGCTTTTCGGCCCGCTGCACGGCGGCGCCAACCAGGCGGTGCTGGAGATGCTCCAGCGCATCCAGGCCGACGGCGGTGACGTACAGTCCTTCGTCCGCAAGGTCAAGGACAAGGCCGACGGGGTCAAGCTGATGGGCTTCGGCCACCGGGTCTACAAGAACTACGACCCGCGCGCCGCCATCGTGAAGAAGGCCGCCCAGGACGTGCTCGGCCGGATGGCCAAGCCGGACCCGCTGCTCGACCTCGCGATGCAGCTCGAGGAGATCGCCCTCGCCGACGACTTCTTCGTCTCCCGCAAGCTCTACCCGAACGTGGACTTCTACACCGGCCTCATCTACAAGGCCATGGGTTTCCCCACCAAGATGTTCACGGTGCTCTTCGCGCTCGGCCGGTTGCCCGGCTGGATCGCCCAGTGGCGCGAGATGATCGGTGACCCGGAGACCAAGATCGGCCGTCCGCGTCAGCTCTACACCGGCGCCGCGGAGCGCTCCTACGTACCGCGCGAGGAGCGCTGACGTTCCACGACCCCGCACGTGACGGGCCGCCACCCCGACCGGGGCTGGCGGCCCGTCACGTTGTGCGGCCCACCCCACCGCGCCCCACTGCACCCGCGCTGGCCGCCGGGGCCCCGCGTCGACGCGGGCGTGTGACCGCCGGGCCCGGGCGCGGCCCTGTGGTCGCACCGCAACGCGCTGCGCATCCTGGTCCACCGCGACCCGGGGGAGCGGTGTGCCAGGCCCGGCGGCCGACTCAGCGCAGACCGGCGGCGGCGAGCAGGTTGCCGTCGTGCACCGGGGGCGCGGCCGGGCGGCCGTACGCCATCCGCTGGGCGGCCTGCTCGGCGGTGAACGACGAGGAGCCGGCCATGGCGGTGGCGTAGGTGGCCGCGGTCCGCTGCGCGATGGCCGCCCAGCCGTACTGCTCGTGCACCAGGACGCGGGCCCGGCGGGCCAGCATCCGGGCGCGCTCGGTGTCCGACAGCAGCGCGTCGACCGCCGCGCTGAGCGACTCCGGGTCCTGCGGGCGGAAGGTCATGCCGGTCACCCCGGGCTCGACGATCTCGGCGAGGCCACCGGTGGCGGACACCGCCAGCGGCGCGCCGGCCGCCGCCCCCTCCAGGGCCACCATGCCGAACGGCTCGTAGATGCTCGGCACCGCGAAGCAGTCCGACGCGGCCATCACCGCGGGCAGGTCGGTCCCGCCGAGGAAACCGGGCAGGCTGACCGTGTCGGCCAGGCCGAGCCGGTGCACCTCGGCCTCCAGCTCACCCCGGTACGGGCCGTCGCCGACGATCACCGCGCGCAGCCCGGGGTGCCGGTCCCGCAGCCGGGGCAGGCCGGCGAGCAGGTGCTGCACGCCCTTCTCGTAGACCAGCCGGCCGGCGAAGGTGACCAGCGGCCCGTCCCCGGCGAACCGGCGACGGGCGGCGGCGACCGCCGCCACCGGAGCCTTCCAGCGGTGCGGCTCGACCCCGTTGGGCACCACGTCGACCCGCCCGGCGGGCACGCCGAACAGCCCGCTCACCTCGTCCCGCATGTACCCGGAGCAGACGATCACCCGGCCGGACTCGTTGCTCAGCCAGTGCTCGACCGCGTGGATGGTGCGGTTCATCTCCTCCGGCAGCCAGCCCTGGTGCCGGCCCGCCTCGGTGGCGTGGATCGTGCTCACCAGCGGCACGTCCAGGTGGTCCCGGAGGGTCATCGCGGTGTGCGCGACCAGCCAGTCGTGGGCGTGCACCACGTCGTACGAACCGGACTCGGCGGCGCGCAGCGCGGCCCGGGTGAGGGTGTGGTTGAACGCCATCGTCCAGGCCAGCAGCGAACCGGTGGCCAGCGGGAAGGTCACCGGGTCCTCGGCCGCCCGGACGATCCGCACGCCGTCGGCGTACTCCTCCAGCGGAGCGCCCTCGGCGTGCCGGGTGACGACGGTGACCTCGTGCCCGGCGGCGGCCAGGGCCACCGACAGGGCGTGCACGTGCCGGCCGAGCCCGCCGACGAGCACCGGCGGGTACTCCCAGGAGAGCATCAGGATCCGGCGGGGACGGGACGTGGACCCGGCAGGCTGCGGGACCTGGGGGCGGGAGGAGAGGGTGGGCCGGCAGGCCCGGTCCGAGGGGCTCGCGAGGTGGTCGCCGGCCCGCGGGGTCGTCACAGGTTTTCTCCGTCCAGGCAGGAGGGCACACGCCGACACGTCGACGGCGCAGGAGTGGTGGGTGGTGGCCGAGTGGGCCGGTCTGGCGCGCGGGTCGCACGCGCCCGCACCAAGGAAAAGGCATCGACCGGCGATGCGCATCCCGAGCGGGCGAAAGGTGAGGAGGACCACCCTGAGGTTTGAAACCGGGGCAGGCCGGTGGGCCGGTGCGGTCCTCGGTCGATCGGGTGGATTGGCACGCGGCGTGGCGGGGCAATACCGGCGTGCGCGTGGCGGGCCCTGCCTGCGACGACGCCGCCGACGAATGCCCGAAGGAGCGACATGCAGGTCTGGCCGGGTGAGCGATACCCCCTGGGCGCCACGTACGACGGGATGGGCACCAACTTCGCGATCTTCTCCGAGGTGGCCGAGGCGGTCGACCTCTGCCTCTTCGACGAGTGGGACACCGGCGCCGAACGGCGGGTACGGCTGCGCGAGGTCGACGCCCACGTCTGGCACGCGTACCTCCCCGGCGTCGAGCCGGGGCAGCGGTACGGCTACCGGGTGCACGGGCCGTACGACCCGGCGAACGGGCTGCGCGGCAACCCGCACAAGCTGCTGCTCGACCCGTACGCCAAGGCCATCGACGGGGACGTGCGGTGGGATCCGGCCGTCTACGACTACGAACTGGGCGACCCGGACCGAATGTCCGAGGCCGACTCGGCGCCGTTCATGCCCAAGTCGGTGGTGGTCAACCCGTACTTCGACTGGGGTAACGACCGGCCGCCCCGGACCCCGTACCACCACTCGGTGATCTACGAGGCGCACGTGCGCGGCCTGACCATGCGGCACCCGGCCATCCCCGAGGAACTGCGCGGCACGTACGCCGGGATCGCCTCCCCGCCGATGATCGAGCACCTGACCCGGCTCGGGGTGACCGCGATCGAGCTGATGCCGGTGCACCAGTTCGTGCACGACCACCGCCTGGCCGACCTGGGCCTGCGCAACTACTGGGGCTACAACACCATCGGCTTCTTCGCCCCGCACCACGGCTACTCCGCCCTGGGCCGGCTCGGCCAGCAGGTGCAGGAGTTCCGGGGGATGGTGAAGGCGCTGCACGCCGCCGGCATCGAGGTGATCCTCGACGTGGTCTACAACCACACCGCCGAGGGCAACCACCTCGGGCCGTCGCTCAGCTTCAAGGGGGTGGACAACCCCAGCTACTATCGCCTGTCGGAGGAGGATCGACGTCACTATGTCGACTACACCGGCACCGGCAACAGCCTCAACGTCCGCAGCCCGCACTCCCTCCAGCTGATCATGGACTCGCTGCGGTACTGGGTGCAGGAGATGCACGTCGACGGGTTCCGGTTCGACCTCGCCGCCACCCTGGCCCGGGAGTTCTACGAGGTGGACCGCCTCTCCACCTTCTTCGAGGTGGTCCAGCAGGACCCGGTGGTCAGCCAGGTCAAGCTGATCGCCGAGCCCTGGGACGTCGGACCCGGCGGCTACCAGGTCGGCAACTTCCCGCCGGTGTGGACCGAGTGGAACGGCAAGTACCGGGACACCGTCCGGGACTTCTGGCGGGGGGAACCGGCCACCCTGGCCGAGTTCGCCTCCCGGATCTCCGGCTCCGCCGACCTCTACCAGGACGACGGGCGCAAGCCGTTCCACAGCATCAACTTCGTCACCTGCCACGACGGGTTTACCCTCGCCGACCTGGTGTCGTACAACGAGAAGCACAACGAGGCCAACGGCGAGGAGAACCGGGACGGCGAGAGCCACAACCGGTCCTGGAACTGCGGCGTCGAGGGCCCCACCGACGACGCGGGCGTGCTCGCCCTGCGGGCCCGGCAGCGGCGCAATTTCCTGGCCACCCTGATGCTCTCCCAGGGCGTGCCGATGATCGGCCACGGCGACGAGCTGGGCCGTACCCAGCACGGCAACAACAACGCCTACTGCCAGGACGGCGAGCTGACCTGGATTGACTGGGACACCGTCGACGAGCAACTGCTCGACTTCGTCCGTACGCTCACCGCCTTCCGCG
The nucleotide sequence above comes from Micromonospora pallida. Encoded proteins:
- a CDS encoding citrate synthase, producing the protein MTEVKLEHPGGQLSMPVQSAVEGPAGIRAGKLLAETGLVTYDPGFVNTAACSSAITYIDGDAGILRYRGYPIEQLAEKSSFLEVSYLLIYGELPTETQLAEFSERIRRHSMLHEEMRRFFDGFPRDAHPMAVLSSAVSAISTFYQDSLDPFDAEHVEMSTVRLMAKVPTIASYAHKKSIGQAMLYPDNSLGYVDNFLRMTFGVPAEPYDVDPVMARVLDMLFILHADHEQNCSTSTVRLVGSSNANLFASVSAGVNALFGPLHGGANQAVLEMLQRIQADGGDVQSFVRKVKDKADGVKLMGFGHRVYKNYDPRAAIVKKAAQDVLGRMAKPDPLLDLAMQLEEIALADDFFVSRKLYPNVDFYTGLIYKAMGFPTKMFTVLFALGRLPGWIAQWREMIGDPETKIGRPRQLYTGAAERSYVPREER
- the glgX gene encoding glycogen debranching protein GlgX, with amino-acid sequence MQVWPGERYPLGATYDGMGTNFAIFSEVAEAVDLCLFDEWDTGAERRVRLREVDAHVWHAYLPGVEPGQRYGYRVHGPYDPANGLRGNPHKLLLDPYAKAIDGDVRWDPAVYDYELGDPDRMSEADSAPFMPKSVVVNPYFDWGNDRPPRTPYHHSVIYEAHVRGLTMRHPAIPEELRGTYAGIASPPMIEHLTRLGVTAIELMPVHQFVHDHRLADLGLRNYWGYNTIGFFAPHHGYSALGRLGQQVQEFRGMVKALHAAGIEVILDVVYNHTAEGNHLGPSLSFKGVDNPSYYRLSEEDRRHYVDYTGTGNSLNVRSPHSLQLIMDSLRYWVQEMHVDGFRFDLAATLAREFYEVDRLSTFFEVVQQDPVVSQVKLIAEPWDVGPGGYQVGNFPPVWTEWNGKYRDTVRDFWRGEPATLAEFASRISGSADLYQDDGRKPFHSINFVTCHDGFTLADLVSYNEKHNEANGEENRDGESHNRSWNCGVEGPTDDAGVLALRARQRRNFLATLMLSQGVPMIGHGDELGRTQHGNNNAYCQDGELTWIDWDTVDEQLLDFVRTLTAFRARHQVFRRRRFFTGLPVDGRTAEQPLPDLAWYTPDGREMNGGDWGNDFGRAVTLFVNGEGIRERGQYGQRHRDDSFLLCFNAHDAPLDFTLPGGEFGQKWQRVISTADPDPDDTTVVGAGGTLRVPDRSLVVLERTV
- a CDS encoding VOC family protein encodes the protein MTPRFDMVGMVTTDLARTLDFYRRLGVDVPPGAENEPHVEVTLPGGVRLAWDTVATVRSFDPDWQPGGGGPRVSLAFRCADPAEVDRYYAELTGAGFTGHLAPWDAFWGQRYAVLHDPEGNGVDLYAPLPD
- a CDS encoding class I SAM-dependent methyltransferase; translated protein: MTIPDTGLRTEPGSFRDPTNQVFHLGGDVLRGLDEQAARDYRTLAGTEFFRTLLAAGKVCGTEPVDPLPGVPWTTVLRHERIPFVSHPYEWSFGMLRDAALLHLEILRAALDHGFTLKDGSAYNVQWRGVEPVFIDVGSFEPVREGEPWAGYRQFCQTLLYPLLLQAHLGVDFQPWLRARVDGIEADQLRPLFRGVRRLLPGVPTHVHLHAAMQRRHATASTAAVRDQLRAAGYSRELALATVRGLTRLVERLDHPATESHWADYQRTCGYSAEDRAAKERFVEAALAAGPRPRLALDLGANDGRYARLAARLADQVVAVEQDPGVVDRLYRRLRADREGRVLPLVMDLADPSPGGGWRGVERASFTDRADADVVLALAVVHHLAIGRNVPLPEVVDCLVGLTRPGGRIVAEFVHPDDPMARRLSANKPVGLFPDYRTEVFERLLGARCRIVRRLDLPSGTRTLYLGIVGD
- a CDS encoding glycosyltransferase family 4 protein, whose protein sequence is MTTPRAGDHLASPSDRACRPTLSSRPQVPQPAGSTSRPRRILMLSWEYPPVLVGGLGRHVHALSVALAAAGHEVTVVTRHAEGAPLEEYADGVRIVRAAEDPVTFPLATGSLLAWTMAFNHTLTRAALRAAESGSYDVVHAHDWLVAHTAMTLRDHLDVPLVSTIHATEAGRHQGWLPEEMNRTIHAVEHWLSNESGRVIVCSGYMRDEVSGLFGVPAGRVDVVPNGVEPHRWKAPVAAVAAARRRFAGDGPLVTFAGRLVYEKGVQHLLAGLPRLRDRHPGLRAVIVGDGPYRGELEAEVHRLGLADTVSLPGFLGGTDLPAVMAASDCFAVPSIYEPFGMVALEGAAAGAPLAVSATGGLAEIVEPGVTGMTFRPQDPESLSAAVDALLSDTERARMLARRARVLVHEQYGWAAIAQRTAATYATAMAGSSSFTAEQAAQRMAYGRPAAPPVHDGNLLAAAGLR